The nucleotide sequence tgaattgcctctttgaccctgcacGTGTAGTAATAAAGGTCACGATcgataaactttacttcgttccagagtggcttgtgtccggtgttgtgggcatgttctgaaacggcggaggtctcggtaccGCGAGAATCGAATGTCTCGAccgtgctccttaattctgtccTGCATAGGTCTTCCggtctctccgatgtacaccttgctgcattcacagggaatcctgtaaaccacgccatcttgtttagccgggtcgacagcgtcttcTGGTCGTACTAACcgagatcttagcgtagtctccgacttgaaaataGCGTGTACGCCctgttgttgtaggcaacggtGAAGCTGTGCGGAGAGatctttgacataaggtaaaaccgcagtatttttgaactcgttggcgggttcgCCACTGTTCTTCGGtttccggtcttggtaagtttctgtaagaaagaaaaaggataacaattagaaaccagaacagataacagatgttttttctcctcgaAGATGACGGAGGGTTTTGTTGCGAGACgtttggcgcgctcgtaaaggcacttaacaataccgcACTTTAAtgattgagggtggtgtgaattatacgctaagtattgatcggtgtgcgtgggcttcctgtatacgcTGATGGTTAAGCGGccgtcaggttctcttaaaactgcggtgtctaggaaggcgagtttgttgtctttctctgtttccatggtgaagcggatggaaggctgctggttGTTTAAATACTATTAGAAGTCATCTACGTTTTCGTGTTGGGTTAGACATGTATGAGCTCACAACTGGTGAATATACAGTGGTATTTGAGCTGTATTTTCCTTCAGCATCTATTGACCATTCATCTATTGACATATCAGTCACCAGTAGTTCTGAGACAGTTTCAAGAACATCAACTAATTTGTTTAGTGATCACAGCATAAGTAGAACGGAGCTGCAACACATACCCGCTGATTTAACTATGTccaataaaataataatcaatttagCTACACCAacaaatgataatgatgctAAGAATAACTCATGCGTGGATGGTGTTAAACAAGCAGCAACGTTAGGATTTGTACCTGTATACtttttaattatgaaatgggacatgataatgaaaaacaaactaaattttAACATCAAGATAAAAATATGGAGTT is from Pocillopora verrucosa isolate sample1 chromosome 7, ASM3666991v2, whole genome shotgun sequence and encodes:
- the LOC136282612 gene encoding uncharacterized protein, with amino-acid sequence METEKDNKLAFLDTAVLREPDGRLTISVYRKPTHTDQYLAYNSHHPQSLKCETYQDRKPKNSGEPANEFKNTAVLPYVKDLSAQLHRCLQQQGVHAIFKSETTLRSRLVRPEDAVDPAKQDGVVYRIPCECSKVYIGETGRPMQDRIKEHGRDIRFSRYRDLRRFRTCPQHRTQATLERSKVYRS